In Arachis hypogaea cultivar Tifrunner chromosome 17, arahy.Tifrunner.gnm2.J5K5, whole genome shotgun sequence, a single window of DNA contains:
- the LOC112765383 gene encoding uncharacterized protein isoform X1, which translates to MAISLSTHPMMMSFNSLKLQAKYQESSWYSNGVSLPKATQYTPFLAVPVSRMFSKEKRFGHCLSVADSDQLEAGISNKDPPAENSELQANVNAELESRTSDASEVSTDQNQGSAAFSNPQSNPKRLPLTARERLRAARVLNRYTESKTSKKSDMGSRVLDALKESDRGKKRSRLPEAPMDMLDDSKRGLPKAGLTFSFPGGFDLFIVAFSFVFISTVMFATTYFVWKVGAIHFNEY; encoded by the exons ATGGCCATATCATTATCAACACATCCCATGATGATGAGCTTCAACTCACTG AAGTTGCAAGCGAAATATCAAGAGTCATCATGGTATTCTAATGGAGTTTCGCTACCAAAGGCCACTCAGTATACACCCTTCTTGGCAGTGCCGGTATCAAGAATGTTTTCCAAAGAAAAAAGATTTGGTCATTGTCTTTCAGTCGCAGACAGCGATCAGCTCGAAGCAGGCATCAGTAATAAGGATCCTCCGGCCGAAAACTCCGAGTTACAAGCTAATGTCAATGCTGAGTTAGAATCTCGGACATCAGATGCTTCTGAGGTTTCAACTGACCAAaatcaaggatcagcagcattttCTAACCCTCAATCAAATCCCAAACGGTTGCCCTTGACGGCGAGAGAGAGATTGAGGGCAGCTCGAGTCCTAAACCGATACACAGAATCAAAAACATCCAAAAAATCAGACATGGGAAGCAGGGTATTGGATGCTCTAAAAGAAAGTGACCGGGGAAAGAAGAGGTCTCGGCTACCGGAAGCCCCTATGGACATGCTTGACGACAGCAAGCGAGGGCTTCCAAAGGCAGGATTGACATTCTCATTCCCCGGGGGATTTGATCTCTTCATTGTTGCTTTCTCATTTGTTTTCATCAGCACAGTGATGTTTGCAACAACTTACTTTGTCTGGAAAGTTGGTGCCATCCATTTCAATGAGTACTGA
- the LOC112765383 gene encoding uncharacterized protein isoform X2, which yields MAISLSTHPMMMSFNSLLQAKYQESSWYSNGVSLPKATQYTPFLAVPVSRMFSKEKRFGHCLSVADSDQLEAGISNKDPPAENSELQANVNAELESRTSDASEVSTDQNQGSAAFSNPQSNPKRLPLTARERLRAARVLNRYTESKTSKKSDMGSRVLDALKESDRGKKRSRLPEAPMDMLDDSKRGLPKAGLTFSFPGGFDLFIVAFSFVFISTVMFATTYFVWKVGAIHFNEY from the exons ATGGCCATATCATTATCAACACATCCCATGATGATGAGCTTCAACTCACTG TTGCAAGCGAAATATCAAGAGTCATCATGGTATTCTAATGGAGTTTCGCTACCAAAGGCCACTCAGTATACACCCTTCTTGGCAGTGCCGGTATCAAGAATGTTTTCCAAAGAAAAAAGATTTGGTCATTGTCTTTCAGTCGCAGACAGCGATCAGCTCGAAGCAGGCATCAGTAATAAGGATCCTCCGGCCGAAAACTCCGAGTTACAAGCTAATGTCAATGCTGAGTTAGAATCTCGGACATCAGATGCTTCTGAGGTTTCAACTGACCAAaatcaaggatcagcagcattttCTAACCCTCAATCAAATCCCAAACGGTTGCCCTTGACGGCGAGAGAGAGATTGAGGGCAGCTCGAGTCCTAAACCGATACACAGAATCAAAAACATCCAAAAAATCAGACATGGGAAGCAGGGTATTGGATGCTCTAAAAGAAAGTGACCGGGGAAAGAAGAGGTCTCGGCTACCGGAAGCCCCTATGGACATGCTTGACGACAGCAAGCGAGGGCTTCCAAAGGCAGGATTGACATTCTCATTCCCCGGGGGATTTGATCTCTTCATTGTTGCTTTCTCATTTGTTTTCATCAGCACAGTGATGTTTGCAACAACTTACTTTGTCTGGAAAGTTGGTGCCATCCATTTCAATGAGTACTGA
- the LOC112767184 gene encoding clathrin heavy chain 1 has product MAAANAPITMKEALTLPSIGINPQFINFTHVTMESDKYICVRETAPQNSVVIVDMNMPNQPLRRPITADSALMNPNSRILALKAQLQGTTQDHLQIFNIEMKAKVKSYQMPEQVVFWKWITPKLLGLVTQTSVYHWSIEGESEPVKMFERTANLANNQIINYRCDPTEKWLVLIGIAPGSPERPQLVKGNMQLYSVDQQRSQALEAHAASFAQFKVPGNDNPSVLISFASKTLNAGQIISKLHVIELGAQPGKPSFTKKQADLFFPPDFADDFPVAMQISHKYNLIYVITKLGLLFVYDLETATAVYRNRISPDPIFLTAEATSLGGFYAINRRGQVLLATVNEQTIVNFVSGQLNNLELAVNLAKRGNLPGAEKLVVERFHELFAQTKYKEAAELAAESPQGILRTPDTVAKFQSVPVQTGQTPPLLQYFGTLLTRGKLNAFESLELSRLVVNQNKKNLLENWLAEDKLECSEELGDLVKTVDNDLALKIYIKARATPKVVAAFAERREFDKILIYSKQVGYTPDYLFLLQTILRTDPQGAVNFALMMSQMEGGSPVDYNTITDLFLQRNLIREATAFLLDVLKPNLPEHAFLQTKVLEINLVTFPNVADAILANGMFSHYDRPRIAQLCEKAGLYVRALQHYTELPDIKRVIVNTHAIEPQSLVEFFGTLSREWALECMKDLLLANLRGNLQIIVQVAKEYCEQLGVDSCIKLFEQFKSYEGLYFFLGSYLSSSEDPEIHFKYIEAAAKTGQIKEVERVTRESNFYDAEKTKNFLMEAKLPDARPLINVCDRFGFVPDLTHYLYTSNMLRYIEGYVQKVNPGNAPLVVGQLLDDECPEDFIKGLILSVRSLLPVEPLVDECEKRNRLRLLTQFLEHLVSEGSQDVHVHNALGKIIIDSNNNPEHFLTTNPYYDSRVVGKYCEKRDPTLAVVAYRRGQCDDELINVTNKNSLFKLQARYVVERMDGDLWAKVLSPDNEYRRQLIDQVVSTALPESKSPEQVSAAVKAFMTADLPHELIELLEKIVLQNSAFSGNFNLQNLLILTAIKADPSRVMDYVNRLDNFDGPAVGEMAVEAQLYEEAFAIFKKFNLNVQAVDVLLDNIHSIDRAVEFAFRVEEDAVWSQVAKAQLREGLVSDAIESFIRADDATQFLDVIRAAEDANVYHDLVKYLLMVRQKAKEPKVDSELIYAYAKIDRLSDIEEFILMPNVANLQNVGDRLFDEALYEAAKIIFAFISNWAKLAVTLVKLQQFQGAVDAARKANSAKTWKEVCFACVDAEEFRLAQICGLNIIVQVDDLEEVSEYYQNRGCFNELISLMESGLGLERAHMGIFTELGVLYARYRPEKLMEHIKLFSTRLNIPKLIRACDEQQHWKELTYLYIQYDEFDNAATTIMNHSPEAWDHMQFKDVIVKVANVELYYKAVHFYLQEHPDLINDVLNVLALRVDHARVVDIMRKAGHLRLVKPYMVAVQSNNVSAVNEALNEIYVEEEDYDRLRESIDLHDNFDQIGLAQKIEKHELLEMRRVAAYIYKKAGRWKQSIALSKKDNLYKDAMETASQSGDRELAEELLVYFIDQGKKECFASCLFVCYDLIRADIVLELAWMHNMIDFAFPYLLQFIREYTGKVDELVKDKIEAQNEVKVKEQEEKDVVAQQNMYAQLLPLALPAPPMPGMGGGMGGGYGPPPPPPQMGGLGMPPMPPFGMPPMGSSY; this is encoded by the exons ATGGCGGCCGCAAACGCTCCGATCACCATGAAAGAAGCCCTAACC TTGCCTAGCATCGGCATCAATCCGCAGTTCATCAATTTCACGCACGTGACGATGGAGTCAGATAAGTATATATGCGTTCGAGAGACGGCACCGCAGAACAGCGTGGTTATCGTTGATATGAACATGCCAAATCAACCTTTGAGGAGGCCTATCACTGCTGATTCTGCTCTTATGAATCCAAATTCTAGAATCCTTGCGTTGAAAG CCCAACTGCAAGGGACTACCCAGGATCACCTACAGATATTTAATATTGAAATGAAAGCAAAGGTGAAATCATATCAGATGCCAGAGCAG GTTGTCTTTTGGAAATGGATTACACCCAAGTTGTTGGGTCTTGTGACACAGACCTCTGTATACCACTGGTCAATTGAAG GTGAATCTGAGCCTGTAAAGATGTTTGAGAGAACTGCAAATTTGGCCAACAACCAGATAATTAATTACCGATGCGATCCTACAGAAAAATGGTTGGTCTTGATTGGCATTGCTCCTGGTTCACCGGAG AGGCCACAATTGGTGAAGGGAAACATGCAACTTTACTCCGTGGATCAGCAGCGTAGTCAGGCTCTTGAAGCTCATGCTGCATCCTTTGCTCAATTTAAG GTTCCTGGAAATGATAATCCTTCAGTTTTGATATCTTTTGCCTCAAAGACACTTAATGCTGGTCAAATTATATCGAAGTTGCATGTTATTGAGCTGGGTGCACAGCCAG GGAAGCCATCATTTACCAAGAAACAGGCAGATCTTTTCTTCCCACCAGATTTTGCTGATGACTTTCCAGTTGCAATGCAG ATATCCCACAAATACAATTTGATTTATGTGATTACCAAACTTGGGCTACTATTTGTGTATGATTTGGAGACAGCAACTGCTGTGTATAGAAACAGAATTAGTCCAGATCCAATATTTTTGACAGCAGAAGCTACGTCACTGGGAGGCTTTTATGCCATCAACAGGAGAGGCCAGGTGTTATTGGCTACTGTCAATGAACAAACCATTGTGAATTTTGTCAGCGGCCAG TTAAACAATTTGGAGCTTGCAGTTAATCTTGCCAAAAGAGGAAATCTTCCTGGGGCTGAGAAGCTG GTAGTGGAACGATTTCATGAACTCTTTGCCCAAACAAAGTATAAAGAAGCAGCTGAGCTTGCTGCTGAATCTCCGCAAGGAATCCTCCGTACGCCAGATACAGTTGCCAAATTTCAG AGTGTTCCTGTGCAAACTGGGCAAACTCCTCCACTGTTGCAGTATTTTGGAACACTTCTAACGAGGGGGAAGTTGAATGCCTTTGAGTCGTTAGAATTGTCTCGGCTGGTTGTGAACCAGAACAAGAAAAATCTTTTGGAGAATTGGTTGGCAGAGGACAAGCTTGAGTGCAGTGAGGAGCTAGGAGATCTTGTTAAG ACTGTGGACAATGATCTTGctttaaaaatatatatcaaagcCAGAGCAACTCCAAAAGTTGTTGCCGCATTTGCTGAGAGGAGGGAGTTCGATAAAATTCTGATTTACTCCAAGCAG GTTGGGTACACTCCTGACTACCTCTTCCTTCTTCAAACAATCCTCCGGACAGATCCTCAG GGTGCTGTTAATTTTGCATTAATGATGTCTCAAATGGAAGGGGGTTCCCCAGTTGATTACAACACTATAACTGATCTGTTTCTTCAG AGAAACCTGATCCGTGAGGCAACTGCTTTTCTCCTAGACGTTTTAAAGCCCAATCTACCGGAGCATGCATTCCTTCAGACAAAG GTGTTAGAGATAAATCTGGTGACTTTCCCCAATGTTGCTGATGCAATTTTGGCTAATGGCATGTTCAGCCATTATGACCGTCCTCGTATTGCCCAACTATGTGAAAAAGCTGGTCTTTACGTGCGAGCTTTGCAA CATTACACAGAGTTGCCTGATATAAAGCGTGTGATTGTGAATACACATGCAATTGAACCTCAG TCACTTGTCGAGTTTTTTGGTACTCTGTCCCGAGAATGGGCACTGGAGTGCATGAAAGACCTATTGCTGGCCAATCTTAGAGGCAACCTGCAGATAATTGTGCAG GTTGCTAAAGAATATTGTGAGCAATTGGGCGTTGACAGCTGCATAAAACTTTTTGAGCAGTTTAAGTCTTATGAAGGACTGTACTTCTTCCTTGGATCATATTTGAGCTCCAG TGAGGATCCTGAGATTCACTTCAAGTACATTGAGGCCGCAGCAAAAACTGGTCAAATCAAAGAAGTTGAGCGCGTGACAAGAGAATCAAATTTCTATGATGCTGAGAAAACAAAGAACTTTCTGATGGAGGCTAAACTTCCAGATGCACGACCTTTAATCAATGTCTGTGATCGTTTTGGATTCGTTCCAGATCTTACACACTATCTATACACAAGCAACATGCTTCGCTACATTGAAGGTTATGTTCAGAAG GTGAACCCGGGGAACGCTCCTTTAGTGGTTGGGCAGCTTCTTGATGATGAGTGTCCAGAAGATTTTATAAAAGGCTTGATTCTTTCTGTTCGTTCATTACTGCCAGTGGAGCCCCTTGTGGATGAATGTGAGAAGAG GAATCGCCTTCGCTTGCTCACGCAGTTCCTAGAGCATCTTGTAAGTGAGGGAAGCCAGGATGTTCATGTCCACAATGCTTTGGGTAAAATTATCATAGATAGCAACAACAACCCAGAACATTTTCTCACGACCAACCCATACTATGATTCACGAGTAGTGGGCAAGTATTGTGAGAAGCGTGACCCCACCTTGGCTGTTGTAGCCTACCGACGGGGACAATGTGATGATGAACTTATTAATGTTACAAACAAAAATTCTTTGTTCAAACTCCAAGCGAG ATATGTTGTtgagagaatggatggtgatCTGTGGGCTAAAGTTCTTAGCCCTGATAATGAGTACAGAAGGCAACTTATTGATCAGGTTGTATCTACTGCTTTACCCGAAAGCAAGAGCCCTGAACAAGTTTCTGCTGCTGTTAAGGCCTTCATGACAGCTGATCTTCCGCATGAATTGATTGAACTTCTTGAAAAGATTGTGCTTCAGAATTCTGCATTCAGTGGGAACTTTAATTTGCAGAATCTTCTTATATTGACAGCAATTAAGGCTGATCCATCCAGAGTAATGGATTATGTCAATAGACTGGATAATTTTGACGGGCCTGCAGTTGGAGAAATGGCTGTTGAAGCTCAGTTATATGAGGAAGCATTTGCTATTTTCAAGAAGTTCAACCTGAATGTTCAAGCAGTTGATGTCTTGCTAGATAATATTCACAGCATTGATAGAGCTGTGGAGTTTGCGTTCAGAGTTGAAGAAGATGCTGTTTGGAGTCAGGTAGCCAAGGCTCAACTCCGGGAAGGGCTAGTAAGTGATGCAATTGAGTCATTTATACGCGCAGATGATGCTACACAATTTTTGGATGTTATCCGTGCTGCTGAAGATGCCAATGTGTACCATGACTTGGTTAAATACTTGCTGATGGTAAGGCAGAAAGCAAAAGAGCCCAAGGTGGACAGTGAGCTCATTTATGCATATGCAAAGATTGATAGGCTTAGTGACATTGAGGAGTTCATTCTCATGCCAAATGTTGCTAATCTTCAAAATGTTGGTGATCGACTGTTTGATGAAGCATTGTATGAGgctgcaaaaatcatatttgccTTTATATCTAACTGGGCCAAGTTGGCTGTTACACTAGTAAAACTGCAACAGTTCCAAGGTGCTGTTGATGCAGCAAGGAAAGCAAACAGCGCAAAAACATGGAAGGAAGTTTGCTTTGCTTGTGTTGATGCGGAGGAATTTCGCCTGGCCCAGATATGTGGTCTCAACATTATTGTTCAG GTGGATGACTTGGAGGAGGTCAGTGAATATTACCAAAATAGAGGTTGCTTCAATGAGCTCATATCTCTCATGGAGAGTGGTTTAGGGTTAGAACGGGCACATATGGGTATCTTCACCGAGTTGGGAGTTCTGTATGCTAGATACCGCCCTGAGAAACTAATGGAGCATATCAAACTATTCTCAACTCGTCTCAATATTCCAAAACTCATTAGAGCATGTGACGAACAACAGCACTGGAAAGAATTAACCTATTTGTACATCCAATATGATGAGTTTGATAATGCTGCAACTACCATCATGAACCATTCACCTGAAGCGTGGGACCACATGCAATTCAAAGATGTTATTGTGAAAGTTGCTAATGTGGAGTTATATTACAAGGCTGTCCATTTCTATCTGCAAGAGCATCCAGATCTTATTAATGATGTTCTGAATGTCCTAGCACTTCGTGTGGACCATGCACGTGTTGTTGACATCATGCGAAAG GCCGGTCATTTGCGTCTTGTGAAGCCATACATGGTTGCTGTTCAAAGCAATAATGTATCAGCTGTTAACGAAGCCTTGAATGAAATATATGTTGAGGAGGAAGACTATGATAGATTGCGCGAGTCCATTGATTTGCATGATAACTTCGACCAAATAGGCCTTGCACAAAAG ATTGAAAAGCATGAGCTTCTTGAGATGCGGCGTGTTGCTGCATATATCTACAAGAAGGCAGGTAGGTGGAAACAGTCTATTGCCTTGTCAAAGAAGGATAACCTCTATAAGGATGCCATGGAGACAGCCTCACAATCTGGTGATCGTGAACTTGCGGAGGAGTTGCTCGTTTATTTCATTGATCAG GGAAAGAAGGAATGCTTTGCCTCGTGTCTCTTCGTTTGCTATGATTTAATACGGGCTGACATTGTTCTTGAACTGGCTTGGATGCACAATATGATTGATTTTGCCTTCCCATATCTCTTGCAG TTTATCCGTGAATATACTGGCAAGGTTGATGAGCTGGTGAAGGACAAAATTGAAGCGCAGAATGAAGTGAAGGTTAAAGAGCAAGAGGAAAAGGATGTTGTTGCACAACAG AACATGTATGCTCAATTGTTGCCACTTGCTTTGCCCGCACCACCAATGCCTGGAATGGGAGGAGGTATGGGAGGAGGCTATGgtcctcctcctccccctcctCAAATGGGTGGACTAGGGATGCCACCAATGCCTCCTTTTGGCATGCCACCCATGGGTAGCAGTTATTGA